A window of the Buchnera aphidicola (Periphyllus koelreuteriae) genome harbors these coding sequences:
- the glyS gene encoding glycine--tRNA ligase subunit beta encodes MKKKTFLIEIQIENLPANLLKKIALTLYKKFIQILKIENIIYDKIKWFATHRKLAIQIKNIQQNNIKKYIIKKGPPISISFDKYGNIKKPAILWMKKLKININKIERLKKNNLEWLIYKKKIKFKKYKKILPKITKKILYKFPCPYFMKWNETKHKFIRPIRNIIMLLNKKIIPCKIFNLKSNNISEGHFFKKKSKIKILNANHYESTLLNKGKIIVDYNKRKNKIYKNIKKLSKKNKSYLKINFNLLNEVNSLVEYPTALIANFNKKYLSIPKEIIIYIIEKILKSFPLFKKNGKLKSYFIFLTNLKKKKYKNIILGYKSVILSKLQDINFFIKKDTKKLLKQNKKKLKNILFYKNLGNMYKKTNRLKKIIVFFSKILDFNIKNGIKSASLSKCDLISYMVSEFPDLQGIIGSYYAKYNEEKEEIYKAIKEQYLPRYKKDKLPKTKIGIALSLSDKFDNLIGLFLIGKKPKGDTDPFALRRTAIGILKIIIKNKISFNLNILINKIINLYNIKKSISFNKKIFKFIINRFHNFYKKEKNIKKIIKSIINIKKINLFQINKKIKIMLKFINSKNLKKILILNKRIDNILKNHKKKKLNIINKLLFKKKIEKKITRKIKKINKKIKKFNKKTEYEKSIKEIININKTIEKFFNQIKINHNVLEIQINRLSILNKLKKIFSKVAIFSYLY; translated from the coding sequence ATGAAAAAAAAAACATTTTTAATAGAAATACAAATAGAAAATCTTCCAGCTAATTTATTAAAAAAAATAGCTCTAACTCTTTATAAAAAATTCATTCAAATCTTAAAAATAGAAAATATTATTTATGATAAAATAAAATGGTTTGCAACACATAGAAAACTAGCAATACAAATTAAAAATATTCAACAAAATAATATAAAAAAATATATTATAAAAAAAGGACCTCCTATATCAATTTCATTTGATAAATATGGAAATATTAAAAAACCAGCAATATTATGGATGAAAAAATTAAAAATAAATATAAATAAAATTGAACGATTAAAAAAAAATAATTTAGAATGGTTAATATATAAAAAAAAAATTAAATTTAAAAAATATAAAAAAATTCTTCCAAAAATAACAAAAAAAATTCTCTATAAATTTCCATGTCCTTATTTTATGAAATGGAATGAAACAAAACATAAATTTATTAGACCTATTAGAAATATTATAATGCTATTAAATAAAAAAATTATACCATGTAAAATATTTAATCTTAAATCAAATAACATTTCTGAAGGTCATTTTTTTAAAAAAAAATCAAAAATAAAAATTTTAAATGCAAATCATTATGAATCTACTTTATTAAACAAAGGAAAAATAATAGTAGATTATAATAAAAGAAAAAACAAAATATATAAAAATATAAAAAAATTATCTAAAAAAAATAAAAGTTATTTAAAAATAAATTTTAATTTATTAAATGAAGTTAATTCTTTAGTAGAATATCCAACTGCGTTAATTGCTAATTTTAATAAAAAATATTTATCTATACCAAAAGAAATAATTATTTATATAATAGAAAAAATATTAAAATCTTTTCCATTATTTAAAAAAAATGGAAAATTAAAATCATATTTTATTTTTTTAACAAATTTAAAAAAAAAAAAATATAAAAATATTATATTAGGATATAAATCTGTAATATTATCAAAATTACAAGATATAAATTTTTTTATTAAAAAAGATACAAAAAAATTGTTAAAACAAAACAAAAAAAAATTAAAAAATATTTTATTTTATAAAAATCTAGGAAATATGTATAAAAAAACAAATAGATTAAAAAAAATAATTGTATTTTTTTCAAAAATATTAGATTTTAATATAAAAAATGGAATAAAATCAGCTTCTTTATCTAAATGTGATTTAATTAGTTATATGGTATCGGAATTTCCAGATCTTCAAGGTATTATTGGTTCTTATTATGCTAAATATAATGAAGAAAAAGAAGAAATTTATAAAGCTATTAAAGAACAATATTTACCAAGATATAAAAAAGATAAATTACCAAAAACTAAAATTGGAATTGCTCTTTCTTTATCAGATAAATTTGATAATTTAATTGGATTATTTTTAATTGGAAAAAAACCAAAAGGTGATACAGATCCATTTGCTTTAAGAAGAACAGCAATAGGAATCTTAAAAATTATTATAAAAAATAAAATTTCATTTAATTTAAACATTTTAATTAATAAAATAATTAATTTATATAATATAAAAAAATCAATATCTTTCAATAAAAAAATATTTAAATTTATAATAAATAGATTTCATAATTTTTATAAAAAAGAAAAAAATATTAAAAAAATTATAAAATCTATAATAAATATTAAAAAAATTAATTTATTTCAAATAAATAAAAAAATAAAAATAATGTTAAAATTTATAAATTCTAAAAATTTAAAAAAAATATTAATATTAAATAAAAGAATTGATAATATTTTAAAAAATCATAAAAAAAAAAAATTAAATATAATTAATAAATTACTTTTTAAGAAAAAAATAGAAAAAAAAATCACAAGAAAAATAAAAAAAATAAATAAAAAAATAAAAAAATTTAATAAAAAAACAGAATATGAGAAATCTATTAAAGAAATAATAAATATTAATAAAACAATAGAAAAATTTTTTAATCAAATAAAAATTAATCATAATGTTTTAGAAATTCAAATTAATAGATTAAGTATTTTAAATAAATTAAAAAAAATTTTTTCTAAAGTAGCGATTTTTTCTTATTTATATTAA
- a CDS encoding DedA family protein: protein MELLFNYISNQPLIYFCLIVLIISFIESFALIGLFIPGIMIMSTIGAMIAKSHEKFYPSWLSSMIGCLLGDWISYFIGFQFKNWINQLKIFKKYYVIVKKITKILNKYNTYTIFFGKFIGPTRPIIPVLSGMLEISFFKKFFFPNLFSCIIWPLIYIIPGILTTLLINLPNTNKNKYFKKFFIFNLIILFFSIWIIWKGFQKKNKNKIIQFLKKKNIYWIPKIILLISIINIFILQFNQEMVFLRSSIIKIFYF, encoded by the coding sequence ATGGAACTATTATTTAATTACATTTCTAATCAACCATTAATTTATTTTTGTTTAATAGTTTTAATAATATCTTTTATTGAATCATTTGCTCTAATTGGTTTATTTATACCAGGAATTATGATTATGTCTACTATTGGAGCTATGATTGCAAAATCACATGAAAAATTTTATCCATCTTGGTTGTCTTCTATGATAGGATGTTTATTAGGAGATTGGATTTCATATTTTATTGGATTTCAATTTAAAAATTGGATTAATCAATTAAAAATATTTAAAAAATACTACGTTATTGTAAAAAAAATAACAAAAATTTTAAATAAATATAATACATATACTATTTTTTTTGGAAAATTTATTGGACCAACTAGACCAATTATTCCTGTTTTATCTGGAATGTTAGAAATATCTTTTTTTAAAAAATTTTTTTTTCCAAATTTATTTAGTTGTATTATCTGGCCTTTAATTTATATTATACCTGGAATATTAACTACATTATTAATTAATCTTCCGAATACTAATAAAAACAAATATTTTAAAAAATTTTTTATATTTAATTTAATAATATTATTTTTTAGCATATGGATAATTTGGAAAGGTTTTCAAAAAAAAAATAAAAATAAAATAATTCAATTTTTAAAAAAAAAAAACATTTATTGGATACCAAAAATAATTTTATTAATCAGTATAATAAATATTTTTATTTTACAATTTAATCAAGAAATGGTTTTTTTAAGATCTTCTATTATTAAAATATTTTATTTTTAA
- a CDS encoding symmetrical bis(5'-nucleosyl)-tetraphosphatase, with product MSTYFIGDLHGCYDQFRYLLEKVNFNSFKDELWITGDLVGRGPSSYDVLKYVLSLNNVKLVLGNHDLNLILLYYGIQKKSIEKEISELLNNNNLEFIITKLKKIPLVQYDKKRKLIMSHAGIFPKWDLNEIIKFSTLSEKILSGKNFLKYLSYMNGDFPNFYFYKLNKYNIFRFSINSFTRMRYCYINGELDFSYKDKPPHFNKNIFPWFNINNKLDKNYSIFFGHWASLGNTTTPENIFPLDSGCCWNRYLTILRWEDKKIFKKKCNLNI from the coding sequence ATGAGTACTTATTTTATTGGTGATTTACATGGATGTTATGATCAATTTAGATATCTTTTAGAGAAAGTTAATTTTAATTCTTTTAAAGATGAGTTATGGATTACAGGAGATTTAGTTGGTAGAGGTCCTAGTTCTTATGATGTTTTAAAATATGTTTTATCTTTAAATAATGTCAAATTAGTTTTAGGTAATCATGATTTAAATTTAATTTTATTATATTATGGTATTCAAAAAAAATCTATAGAAAAAGAAATTTCAGAGTTATTAAATAATAATAATTTAGAATTTATAATAACAAAATTAAAAAAAATTCCATTAGTTCAATATGATAAAAAAAGAAAATTAATTATGTCTCATGCTGGAATTTTTCCAAAATGGGATTTAAATGAAATTATAAAATTTTCTACTTTATCTGAAAAAATTTTATCAGGAAAAAATTTTTTAAAGTATTTAAGTTATATGAATGGAGATTTTCCAAATTTTTATTTTTATAAATTAAATAAATATAATATTTTTAGATTTTCAATAAATTCTTTTACTCGTATGAGATATTGTTATATTAATGGAGAATTAGATTTTAGTTATAAAGATAAACCACCGCATTTTAATAAAAATATTTTTCCTTGGTTTAATATCAATAATAAATTAGATAAAAATTATTCTATATTTTTTGGTCATTGGGCATCTTTAGGTAATACAACAACACCAGAAAATATATTTCCTTTAGATTCTGGTTGTTGTTGGAACAGATATTTAACTATTTTAAGATGGGAAGATAAAAAAATTTTTAAAAAAAAATGTAATTTAAATATTTAG
- the rsmA gene encoding 16S rRNA (adenine(1518)-N(6)/adenine(1519)-N(6))-dimethyltransferase RsmA — MIKKQHLGFNFYNKKYFSQVFLKDKNIIKKIIFFLNPKKNDLLFEIGPGLGALTIPLFDFIDHLTVIDIDNDVLNFFKNKKIFSKINFYLMDVLNFNFLKFYFKNNKKKIRIFGNLPYNISTEFLIHIIKYNFIFKDAHFMFQKEVSNRILATHNTKFYGRLSILIQYFFKIKKLFDISKNSFFPIPKVSSTFLRFSPHKLFPELLFDINILSKITKIAFSKRRKILKNSLQKLFTEKDLIFLNIDSSLRPENLSIKKYYILTDYFIKKKINY; from the coding sequence GTGATTAAAAAACAACATTTAGGTTTTAATTTTTATAATAAAAAATATTTTAGTCAAGTTTTTTTAAAAGATAAAAATATTATTAAAAAAATAATATTTTTTTTAAATCCTAAAAAAAATGATTTATTATTTGAAATTGGTCCTGGTTTGGGAGCATTAACAATTCCTTTGTTTGATTTTATTGATCATTTAACTGTAATAGATATTGATAATGATGTTTTAAATTTTTTTAAAAATAAAAAAATATTTTCAAAAATAAATTTTTATTTAATGGATGTTTTAAATTTTAATTTTTTAAAATTTTATTTTAAAAATAATAAAAAAAAAATACGAATTTTTGGAAATTTACCATATAATATTTCAACTGAATTTTTAATTCATATTATAAAATATAATTTTATTTTTAAAGATGCTCATTTTATGTTTCAAAAAGAAGTATCAAATAGAATTTTAGCAACTCATAATACAAAATTTTATGGAAGATTAAGTATTTTAATTCAATATTTTTTTAAAATTAAAAAATTATTTGATATATCTAAAAATTCTTTTTTTCCTATCCCAAAAGTTTCTTCAACTTTTTTAAGATTTTCTCCTCATAAATTATTTCCTGAATTATTATTTGATATTAATATATTAAGTAAAATTACAAAAATTGCATTTTCAAAACGACGAAAAATATTAAAAAATAGTTTACAAAAATTATTTACAGAAAAAGATTTAATTTTTTTAAATATTGATTCTTCTTTGAGACCTGAAAATTTATCTATAAAAAAATATTATATTTTAACAGATTATTTTATTAAAAAAAAAATTAATTATTGA
- the glyQ gene encoding glycine--tRNA ligase subunit alpha, with translation MKNKKQKTFNEIILNLKKFWNKQGCILIEPLDIPIGAGTFHHKTFFSCIGKKPISYAYTQASRRPTDGRSGKNKNRLQHYYQFQVIIKPAPKNIQKIYLESLLYLNINLKNNDIKFIEDNWKNPTLGASGIGWEVWLNGIEITQFTYFQQIGAINCNPISIEITYGLERLAMHIQNVKNIYEIIWCKNNLKNITYKKIFYKNEVEQSKYNLDISGKNFLFKNFKLYYDESKRLLSLKKVLIIPSYECILQAIHCFNLLDSRKFISSTERQNYIFKIRKITKNIAKIYKKKFLKKDGTK, from the coding sequence ATGAAAAATAAAAAACAAAAAACTTTTAATGAAATAATTCTAAATTTAAAAAAATTTTGGAATAAACAAGGTTGTATATTAATTGAACCATTAGATATTCCTATTGGAGCTGGTACATTTCATCATAAAACATTTTTTTCATGTATTGGAAAAAAACCTATTTCATATGCTTATACTCAAGCATCAAGAAGACCAACAGATGGAAGAAGTGGAAAAAATAAAAATAGATTACAACATTATTATCAATTTCAAGTAATTATAAAACCAGCTCCAAAAAATATTCAAAAAATATATCTTGAATCTTTATTATATCTTAATATAAATCTAAAAAATAATGATATAAAATTTATAGAAGATAATTGGAAAAACCCAACATTAGGAGCATCAGGAATAGGATGGGAAGTATGGTTAAATGGAATAGAAATTACACAATTTACATACTTTCAACAAATTGGAGCTATTAATTGTAATCCAATATCAATAGAAATAACATATGGATTAGAAAGATTAGCTATGCATATACAAAATGTAAAAAATATATATGAAATAATATGGTGTAAAAATAATTTAAAAAATATTACTTATAAAAAAATTTTTTACAAAAATGAAGTTGAACAATCAAAATATAATTTAGATATATCAGGAAAAAATTTTTTATTTAAAAATTTTAAATTATATTATGATGAATCAAAAAGATTATTATCTTTAAAAAAAGTTCTTATTATACCTTCATATGAATGTATATTACAAGCAATTCATTGTTTTAATTTATTAGATTCTAGAAAATTTATATCTTCTACAGAAAGACAAAATTATATTTTTAAAATTAGAAAAATTACAAAAAATATTGCAAAAATTTATAAAAAAAAATTTTTAAAAAAAGATGGAACAAAATAA
- the nfo gene encoding deoxyribonuclease IV produces MKYIGPHVSISKGIVSVLKQSFKLNSTAIGFFIKNPLRWKISHINKKIINDFKKTCKKYKYSMKQILPHSSFLINLGHPNNNILNKSIKSLIDEVILCEKLGLKFLNFHPGSYLNKISKKKCLNRISQSINIILKETQNLTLVVENTSGQGTNLGYCFEHLSEILDKVKNKKRIGICLDTCHLFSSGYDIRDFKNYHKTFNLFEKYIGFNYLKGIHLNDSKHPLGSRKDRHENLGLGYIGKKFFEFIMKDKRFNFKPIILETINKKLWRKEISWLKSKIFNY; encoded by the coding sequence ATGAAATATATAGGTCCTCATGTTAGTATTTCTAAAGGAATTGTTTCTGTTTTAAAACAATCTTTTAAATTAAATTCAACTGCTATAGGTTTTTTTATAAAAAATCCATTAAGATGGAAAATTTCTCACATTAATAAAAAAATAATAAATGATTTTAAAAAAACTTGTAAAAAATATAAATATTCTATGAAACAAATTTTACCACATAGTAGTTTTTTAATTAATTTAGGTCATCCAAATAATAATATTTTAAACAAATCTATAAAATCTTTAATAGATGAAGTTATTTTATGTGAAAAATTAGGTTTAAAATTTTTAAATTTTCATCCAGGAAGTTATTTAAATAAAATTTCTAAAAAAAAATGTTTAAATAGAATTTCACAATCTATTAATATTATTTTAAAAGAAACTCAAAATTTAACTTTGGTTGTTGAAAATACATCTGGTCAAGGAACAAATTTAGGATATTGTTTTGAACATTTATCAGAAATTTTAGATAAAGTAAAAAATAAAAAACGAATTGGTATTTGTTTAGATACATGTCATTTGTTTTCTTCTGGATATGATATACGTGATTTTAAAAATTATCATAAAACTTTTAATTTATTTGAAAAATATATTGGTTTTAATTATTTAAAAGGAATTCATTTAAATGATTCTAAACATCCTTTAGGTAGTCGAAAAGACAGGCATGAAAATTTGGGTTTAGGATATATTGGAAAAAAATTTTTTGAATTTATAATGAAAGATAAACGATTTAATTTTAAACCAATAATTTTAGAAACAATTAATAAAAAATTATGGAGAAAAGAAATTTCTTGGTTAAAATCTAAAATTTTTAATTATTAA
- the yajC gene encoding preprotein translocase subunit YajC, giving the protein MNCLMNSIYLFSINSISNNTFSLIFILLMCLLFFYLFIFLPKQEKLKKHLSLMNSILINDEVITKSGFLGKVSKIYKNNYLKIRLNKNNEVLIKRDFILAILPKGTLKSL; this is encoded by the coding sequence ATGAATTGTTTAATGAATTCAATATATTTATTTTCAATAAATTCTATTTCAAATAATACGTTTTCTTTAATTTTTATATTATTAATGTGTTTATTATTTTTTTATTTATTTATATTTCTTCCAAAACAAGAAAAATTAAAAAAACATTTATCTTTAATGAATTCTATTTTAATTAATGATGAAGTTATTACAAAAAGTGGTTTTTTGGGAAAAGTTTCTAAAATTTATAAAAATAATTATTTAAAGATACGATTAAATAAAAATAATGAAGTATTAATAAAACGAGATTTTATTTTAGCAATTCTTCCTAAAGGGACATTAAAATCGTTATAA
- the rplY gene encoding 50S ribosomal protein L25: protein MITLYGTERKKFGTSYSRKLRLKNNLPSIVYGKQSDILFIKLKQNDIINLFNKKNCINKNITLIINKKKIKVIFKEIQRHPYKYKFLHIDFLRI, encoded by the coding sequence ATGATAACACTTTATGGAACCGAAAGAAAAAAATTTGGTACAAGTTATAGTAGAAAATTACGTTTAAAAAATAATTTGCCATCTATAGTTTATGGAAAACAAAGTGATATTTTATTTATTAAATTAAAACAAAATGATATTATTAATTTATTTAATAAAAAAAATTGTATTAATAAAAATATTACATTAATTATAAATAAAAAAAAAATTAAAGTTATTTTTAAAGAAATTCAAAGACATCCATATAAATATAAATTTCTACATATTGATTTTTTAAGGATATAA